A stretch of DNA from Poecilia reticulata strain Guanapo linkage group LG18, Guppy_female_1.0+MT, whole genome shotgun sequence:
CCAATAGGAatgcaaaaactgtttttatgtaaaactaTTGCTGCACGACGGTGTTGATGTCTAAATTGTAAGGCACAATTcagaattattttcacattttcttaaaaaaacaggaatgatTAGGATACAGTTTAGAGGGCATAACTACCACTATATACAAgcaaatatcaaaacatttcacattaataaaactgatttttatgaTTAATCAATGTTTGTGACAAATCTCTACCCACATCATGGGGTTTTGCTTCACTTCTGCTCCGCCAGCGTTTCTATGACGGCTCTCAACATGGCGGCTACGGCCACGGCGCCGGGGTCAGGCAGGGTGACCCGCTCGGCGGCGATGTAGCTGGCCCGCCCGGCCCGCGCTGTGAGGTCACGGGTCGCCTCGGCACCCGCAGCTGCTTTCTGTGGAGTCGGAGAAGATAAATGGGAGATGACTGGTTTTAGCCGTCAAATTGTCAACATAAcgtacaaaattttaaatgtgcgGTTCATATATGAAAGATAAAGagacgcagtgctttgctacttaTAGTCAACACTACAACCACTAGATAACAAGATCAGGCAAAAgtgtaattaaaaatatcaaggtagagggaagtaggtcagttatgctagcttgactttgacaaaatagcatgtagatgtgctgtggaatttggttcagttaaaaaatattgtaacgtttttttctttgtgtggaaaatgtttgtgtgttttggtgttAAATCTTGATACATTAGTGGGGATGTCAgtcagttgccatggcaacagatcTGTTTGTAgcatggggggggggggaagaaaagagTAAGAGTGGTTCTGAGTTGTTCTTCAAtggttttttgttatttttcccttttactgtggcgcactgcactaaattaataatacctgCATCTCCAGGTTCCATTTTGTTAACACAGTTGTTCTACAGTTTCAGCACCACTATGGATGGCATGTAAGGTCTTTTTACCCTCCATTGTTGTGGATGCATGAaatttccagatgtaaacaataacatgaaaCGCGTCTGTAGTTGCTGTACCTCCACAGCTGCATGTAGTACAGCCATGTGTCCAGCAGGTGGTGCTGTAGTTAGCTTCATGAGCTCATCTGCAGCCGGACACAAAGCATCCAGCTACAGAATGAGGACAGCAGCagagaggttaaaggtcaaacaGGGTCAGGTTTAACAGTAAATTACATCatgataaatataaacataaatccTCATTTCTCACCATCGTTCTGTCTCCAGGGTCAGCACCGCCGTATCTGAAGGAagacattattttttactttagtcTGTTTAGACTGATGTGTTTAAGTGATGTAGGTGATCTGGGCACCTTCTCATGGCTTGtgtcccagcatgcactgcagCAGCCCAGGCGGCGCCGTTGGTCTTCCCCTCGGTCACATGACCAGCCGCAGCGGTGAGAAACAGACtgtacagctgaaaaacacagaaaataagaaCTGATCTGAGATTGTTTGGTAAAATATGAACACAATTCAATTACATACATAGAGCGTACTATGGCAGGCCATTTTAGCACATAATCAAACCACTGTGAATTGTTTTATTACCATTAATCTCAGGTTATACCCGTTAGATTTGTCAAGGAAGTGATGCATGTCCTAGGTTTGCAGTTAtttcatttgaagaaaaataaagaaattacaatttaaagaaCTGCAAGAATTGCATTTACTCAATTCTTTtgaaaaaagcatttattaattaaattttgaAGTGTCTTTAACATCAGCTCTACTGTTCATGTGTATAAATCTTTCAGCTTCATTGTTTCTTTctataatgaacatttttggtACGTGAAAACAGTGATAAATCAGCTTGCCGTACCGCCCCTGAGGATCCGCCCATTTTCTCCTCCACCAATCCAGCGAGGACGGAAAGCAGTCGCCCCGGGCAACCAGGAACCACATGATCCTGGAGCCACTCCTGAACGGCTGCAGGAGCAACATTTTAATGGTTTGTTatcactttttgttttcctcctgtaAAAACTTTGTCGTTTCTCACCTCTAGCGGCCTGAGCGTGAGTGTTGCCACAATCTCCGTCCCCGGAAGCCCGGTCCAGAGAGTTTAGTTCCTCCTGCTTTTCCAGCAAGGTGGAACAAATCTTGTCTAAAACTTTGTGCATAACAGGACTCAGAGGACCTgggaaaaagataaaacagcaaaaaatgtaatttacatgtaaataacATTAATCTAGGAACATAAGCTAGTTagcttgatttaaataaatactgaataaattaatagaCATCATATAATTACATACAAATTTATATCAATGACATAAGcaaaagtatttcaaaagatGCGAGAAACAccataacaaataaataaatggttcaAGGGGAGCTTAGCTGAATTGTTAAAGaccattaaaacattaataaaacataagcaGTCCTATTGCAGATCCTGGAATAGGATTAtacacaaaattaacaaaaataaccaaacttcACTATGGAGTTTGTCCATTTTCCTCCTGTTGCTGTTAGCTTTGTCTACATTTCATTTCCAGGCTCTTGGCGCGTTAAGATGCAGCAAAGTAATTTACAATATTTCTACATGAAATAAACACAGATTGTAACTGGATTTACTGACCTTGGGAGTGTTTGTCGTCCTGTGGCCGTGTGATCATAACAGGAGCTTCTGTGACGTAGTTGCGTCCGCTCACAGCTGCAGTGCTGAGGTTCGGCCAGGCGGGGGCGCTGGTCTTAGTATCTGAGTTGAGATATGGAGGATCTTTACTGGTTAGCAGTTAGCTAACTCTGCATAAACAGATTAAACTTAATAAAGTAACTACATTTTATGgctacataaatgtaaaaatatctaacaaattaaatttgtaaaaaaaaaattatattcctgctaaaatatttctaaataattttgaaaactctgaagcaaaaaacacatgaaatcaAACTAAGTTTAAATTTGCACCTAAACCTAAAACTCTTCCTtccatattattatttatgttttttaataatgatgTAAAAACAGGTGTATGTGCGTCAGTATTTACCAAACAGCCTCAGTGTTTCTGGGTCGACTTTCATCAGGGTCAGAGACACTCCTGCCATCTCCAGTGATGTCATGAACGGCCCTGACATCGCCCTGGCAACCACCACCCCACGGCTCTctgtaaccatggaaaccacTGATAAAACTTCCATACCACCATTAGAACAAAAGTCTTGATTTTGTTCCCCTAAACTTCAaccaaagcattaaaataaagaggatAAGATAGAGCtgcttttatatttaacatttccaaaataactattttaagtgagtgaaatacaaaataaggAGATATTCACTAATCACCAGTTAAGCAAATGGCcttgaaaaacacttttctagatttttaaccaaaataatATACCTCAGTTtaggtttttattcatttgaggtccatttttaaaaactgtattggAAATCTACTGATGACATATGTTTCCAAATCTTTTAGCCCTGACCACATCCGAAAGAATAAACTTAAATTTACAGaatttttaacaactttaaaCATCAGTTTAAGGAGTAAAAATATAtgaccttttgttttaaatccttTAACGCTGGAAGGTCTGGCATCCCTGATGTTTAAGGTGCACTTAAAAACAAGTGTCCCCAAATATAGTACCAACATAGAATCTAAATACAAATTCcttaaataattaatcagttTATATCAGTCCAATCTTAGAAATATTATGTATAATATAACGATAAATTAGTGATTTATTATGCAGCCCTAGCTAATCTGATGTTAAGTCATGGTGTTACTGTTCTAACATAGCATGCTTCTGCTAAACCACTGCTATTAAGTTTCATTAAATAGCTACGGATGGAAGCGGGTCTCTGCTCACCCAGGCAGGTGATGGCAGCTCGGGTAACAACAGCCATCTCCAGGCAGGACAACGCTCCAAGGTTGTTCACACACAGAACAACACCGTCACCTGTTATAACAACGTTAGAAACCAAGTTTTATTAAGCAGTTCATTGACTAGAGTCTCTAAGGCATAAAACACCTGATCCTGTAGAGGCCGGGAGGTTGATCACCATATTTCAGGATGTTTTGTTCTAAAATACACATGGGGTATTGTGGTGGGCCACTAGGGGGCTCCACTCACTAGAGATGTAAAGATATATAGCTAAACTAAAAACAAGCAGCAATATGGTACAGGCTAATTAAACCACCAAACTAATAAGACGGTCATAACCTGACCTGATTTCAAAGGCAGATGTGATTGGCTGTCTGGGTTGGTCATGTGATCGACCATCATCTTCACCACCTCATCTGCTGACGCCACCTGACAACAACCCAAAGAAACAAAGCTGgttaacacattaaaataacaacTGCAGGTGGGTGTTGTTAGTACTTCTGactcacctttgacctcttaATTCCAGGCTCTCCATGGATTCCTGATGGACAACAGATCCATATATAGTACAAGTTAAAACTCAATTTTTCATGAAGTCAAgcaaaatatttgcacattttctgagtCGAGCCAACAGCTACAGATACAAACGTTATTAATGGGGCCAATTTAGCCTGTTGTAATAACACATTattcaattaatcgcatgatgaattaaaatgacttcaaccatttccattctgatcattaatatttttgaagggcaattttgttcaTTGAAACATCatgatccattttatttatggtttctgttgtgtctgtgttttatttctgttttatttattgtttttggttgtgtttcattttggaTACTtgaaatatcttccagttccagggTTAAgcattctttaaaaagtttattcgtctctttttttttctttaatgtccGTTTAGGATCAagcaagtatttttgaatttcagagagcaaacttgcattattatgccatatcagttacttgaaaatggtctccaaacaacaatattgtggtttattgcaataattactTGGGCAGTTTGTCgtaagcaaaatgtgttattgtgacaagtTTAGGGTCAAATAAAaacgtaaaaacaaaactgtttttatgtaaagttttatcagtttttaaagcatttttaaaccACTAGGTGGAGCAGTTTTACAACAATTCctaaaatattaacattcatagtttgatttttacaaatagaaTGAAAAGTTAAACCTCCGCCCATCAGATCTGCAACCTCAAACCTTCCTCCACGTTTGACCAAACTCTCCACCCTCCTGTCATCGGCTCTCACCCAGTCCCAGCTCCATGGCTCCTGGCGGCAGGTCGAAAGAGGGAAGACATCCTGGAACGCTGCATGGAGAAAGACTCACTCCCAGTGTGCCTGTGATGCAAGAATCCATGAAATTAACAGTGATAAGATGAACTCAAGCAACAATGGAGATGATTTAAAACAGTGGTGTGCAAACCTTTTGTCATGTGAGCCAAAAACTATAATTTTCTTAAGCAAGAaagccacaaaataaaaatagtactATTTTTACTTTAGGCAACTGAttttaactaaacaaataaGTCAGTTTTTCTGGTGGAAAAGaagtttaaataattgtatATTCAAAGCTTAAAAAGGGTTTTGCATGTTATTAAAAGAAGGCATACCGTTAGAAAATacttcagttaaaaatgtttgctataTGAAGCcagatttaataaattaactaaaaaaagattttggttatttaaattCTGTCTCAGTAGAAGTTAGTTGATAAATTGGGCCGAATTaagttttgaataaaaagagaaagagaaacataattgttaaaagacaaaatctttGTGTTGTACCTAAATGTGACCTGTTTTGTTTCCTCGTACAGGTTAGGATAAGcgacacaaaacatgtttgttacatttgttGCATAAAATTATTCTGAGGTAACGAGGTTTTAgtctgttttagggcctcttgtcactttaaatccttcaccaactcaacatttaaacttgtatgtgaaaatggctgcaaagcaatgtgaaattatacaactgtacaactttgaaaagtcaaagtggagcctcctgcacaactaacAAGAAAACAGCAAGGGATTTCTGGATCgtaagtcaataacaaaacactttgtcttttccagcagccattgtacagcgcataaaACCAGCTGGCCAAATGTACTGGagttctgcttgggttgctaggtaacggtgcagagCCCATTGAATGTAACATAACAATCGAGATGTTTTCTAGCAAACATTAACCGATTGCCAAAAAAAGCTTGGTgatttttagaagcagtagacacacaaatggaagtacaaaaatgtaatgaatgtgAACTTTGCAAAATGGGTcctctttaatattttcatttgaaataagattttaatttgttagtAATAATGTCAAATTATTACTAACAATttcttaataataatagttattaCTAACAACTTAGTAATTTTgcactaattaaaataaaaaaatatctgtctGTGGTGGTGGGCCATACAGAATTAATCCAAGGGCCGCAAATGGCCCgggggccacactttggacaccatAGAGAAAGACGCTCACCAATCCCTTTCAAAACTTCTTTCATCTTGGAAACAATCTGGTCCAACGAGCAGCCTTCTTCTGCCAACGCCCCCGCCAGCTGAACACAGTTCAACAGCAACACATTTAGTATTCATTTTATctggaacatttaaataaaaacactttcctAACTGATCCTTTATCTGATCCCTTTctgattttcagatgtttttgtgacCCACCTTGTGTATGAAGACGGTGCCACACAGGCCTCTCCTGCCGGCTTTACTGGGCTGGTCGAAGGCGCAGTCCTCGGCAACAATCACCATGTCAACGGCCACCCCCTGGTTACGGGCCTGCTCCGCCGCAAGGCCAAAGTTCAGCCGGTCCCCGGTGTAGTTCTTCACTATGAGAAGAACCCCAGAAGCTCCTGGATTGCCAGAAAGAGGCGTCAGActaaaaatttatatatttttatctgaaaactaaatttaatttgataataTCTGAAGAGCAGATTTACCTGCCTGGTGCAAAGTGAGAATGGCAGCCAGGATGCTGGCAGGAGGTGGAGAGGCAAACACTCCTCCTGCCACAGCCGCAGACAGCATGCCAGCACCAATGTAACCTGGAGACGCACCAGCAACATTAAACTGGGACCAGCGACTTTAAACTGGGACCAGCAACATTAAACTGGGACCAGCNNNNNNNNNNNNNNNNNNNNNNNNNNNNNNNNNNNNNNNNNNNNNNNNNNNNNNNNNNNNNNNNNNNNNNNNNNNNNNNNNNNNNNNNNNNNNNNNNNNNNNNNNNNNNNNNNNNNNNNNNNNNNNNNNNNNNNNNNNNNNNNNNNNNNNNNNNNNNNNNNNNNNNNNNNNNNNNNNNNNNNNNNNNNNNNNNNNNNNNNNNNNNNNNNNNNNNNNNNNNNNNNNNNNNNNNNNNNNNNNNNNNNNNNNNNNNNNNNNNNNNNNNNNNNNNNNNNNNNNNNNNNNNNNNNNNNNNNNNNNNNNNNNNNNNNNNNNNNNNNNNNNNNNNNNNNNNNNNNNNNNNNNNNNNNNNNNNNNNNNNNNNNNNNNNNNNNNNNNNNNNNNNNNNNNNNNNNNNNNNNNNNNNNNNNNNNNNNNNNNNNNNNNNNNNNNNNNNNNNNNNNNNNNNNNNNNNNNNNNNNNNNNNNNNNNNNNNNNNNNNNNNNNNNNNNNNNNNNNNNNNNNNNNNNNNNNNNNNNNNNNNNNNNNNNNNNNNNNNNNNNNNNNNNNNNNNNNNNNNNNNNNNNNNNNNNNNNNNNNNNNNNNNNNNNNNNNNNNNNNNNNNNNNNNNNNNNNNNNNNNNNNNNNNNNNNNNNNNNNNNNNNNNNNNNNNNNNNNNNNNNNNNNNNNNNNNNNNNNNNNNNNNNNNNNNNNNNNNNNNNNNNNNNNNNNNNNNNNNNNNNNNNNNNNNNNNNNNNNNNNNNNNNNNNNNNNNNNNNNNNNNNNNNNNNNNNNNNNNNNNNNNNNNNNNNNNNNNNNNNNNNNNNNNNNNNNNNTATTAAGAGAATACCCCTGAGTCAACGTGAAGTGGCCGTATCTGTAAAAAGCGGTGCActaattgcagttttctgaccaatcaTCAATTactaatctttaaaaagcctgatctgccattttgctaaataatgcaagaacCCTTCTCATTAAAttgtaataaacatttaactctggaaaacattttaaatatctgaaatataaacaaaacaacacaagcaacaaataaaaggaaTTAGACCAAAATGTCCTTCAAGAAAAGGGGCTAGTTGAgcccaaagcaccagactgaaaaccaatttttggtagaaagagcgAGAAAACCAATAAATCgttcaaatggaaatgattgagttcatttaatttatcttgTGATTTATTGCTTCTCATCGGcagataagatcggcttcataTTTAACGATCAGCTGATCaacaatctcccaaaattaaggaaattggtgccaataaatccaaaataaaaaggataaatcaaaattcttatggtaagaaatttatcacgatacATGATAATCGATGTATACATTTATCATGTATCACGCACTCCTAGTTTCACAATGAttagggtgtactttcttttctcCAACATTTAGAGGTCATTCATAATAAAAGGTCGTACCCCCGTGTGCCGGCTCATGTCCTGAACCTCCTCCAGACAGCAGGCCCACTTTGCCCTTCAGGCTGTCCAGGTCAGAGCGAAGCACGACTCTGTGGCCCTTCAGCAGAGAGAGGCCCCCAGAGGCCCTGACCAGGCCGCACAGAGCCTCTTCAACACAGCAATCTACCGAGTTGATCAACTTCTTCTGCGCCTGGGAACAAACAAAATATCATGATGGACTGATGCAAATGGAGCTGATCAGAGGATTTctgcaaaactaaaacactaaaaagacATGAAAGATTTAAGAAGATGCATGTAAACTATTAGaagattaatcttagaaattttctagaacatttggaaatttctgagtttaaaaagtcgaatattttctagaaaaaaaacttcatacattttgagattaatttttgacattttctagaaaaaagacGGACATTTCCGAGTTTCAAAAGTCGATAACATTCGACTTTTGGAAactatgaaaagtaaaaatgttccGACTCTTGCAACTCAGAAATGACAGCATTTGCAGCAGTTGCTTATCACTGAATGGACTCTGAtccttctggttctgcagaGCAGCGTTAGCTCAACCACGTTACCAAGACGCTGCATTCATCCAACAAGACTTCACTAAATGATGATAAAGCTTCACCAACACTCAGTGCATCACTGTCCTGGAGATAAAACAGCGGATTCACTCATTTACCTCCATGTTTAGCATGTGTTGTTGCTTCTCCCGacaggcagcagcaggatgACGTAGCGGCGTCAAAAGCGAAGAGATTTAGAGGCGAAAACCGGATGTTAGtttcccttcaaaataaaatcgttttagaaatttaattttttatttatttattgagtaATTATTTGCACCGTTCATTTACAGaattatatttatgtatgtgtgtaaaaaaaatctgtatgtaatctaaaatgactaaatttaGTCATAGgttattttggaaatatttgaattatagagagtcttgttttaattttaaaaagtggaaatgctaaacatttggatttttttaacatttctccaTAGTGTACTATACATGGGGTGAGGTTTCAAGatgtcaaaatataaaatactctTCACTAGtaattcttttaaattatttgaaacatggaaggaaaaataaagccaaatttaaatttcatttctgttatatatatctatttatatatatatagagagagagagagagagagagtttctATGCTGATGAAATTTTGAAAAGCTGATCGTTATCTACACGACAACGGAAAACGGCACGTTTCAGAAACgtcgcactctggaacccgttttcaatctgtgccgttgttagagaaaacatttggtggtttcgtgtaaatgcgcactacaaacgcaacaaaactcttccgttttcccccgaaatagttgtcgtgtaaacggggcatGACGCAGTTGTAAAGTTTTAATagtttgagtcatgcagaactgatttgaccgtttccatagcaacgatcagaagcaagacaataataataaatattattgtaatatttattatgaTAATATTTATAGtatttacattataaataatacatattatttatattatacaaataataatatattatttatatattgtatataaataattatatatttatatataataaacacctatttatatataataaacgcactgattgtgttttttcatcattaaaaacacaatcagtgttttcataatttaaaaagcactgattgttttttaatcataatagCAATAGCActattatgattaaaaaaacaatagcaatattatataaagttatataataactttatgttattataatttaataacatAACGATATCAAATTATAATAtagttataatttattaaattataataacatAAGgttattaaagtaatttaaatattaccCTACCCTAACCCCATTTAATATTGTTATCATTactattgttttttaataataataatagttctAATAATATccccacaaaaaaatctgaatatccAGTCCATTACagtcttatgtttttatggcttgacttttatttttgtgattattaataagtgatcaatSTAGTATATTAGCTAMTGCAGCTRYTRGCTAATTAAACACCTGCTGTACTGATGATCTatcagagttggtgtttaagtcgccttttattttctaactaaACTCAAACAGAATTCCACATCTACAtcttaaggttgtcaaagtcaagctatcataactgaactact
This window harbors:
- the tkfc gene encoding triokinase/FMN cyclase, translating into MLNMEAQKKLINSVDCCVEEALCGLVRASGGLSLLKGHRVVLRSDLDSLKGKVGLLSGGGSGHEPAHGGYIGAGMLSAAVAGGVFASPPPASILAAILTLHQAGASGVLLIVKNYTGDRLNFGLAAEQARNQGVAVDMVIVAEDCAFDQPSKAGRRGLCGTVFIHKLAGALAEEGCSLDQIVSKMKEVLKGIGTLGVSLSPCSVPGCLPSFDLPPGAMELGLGIHGEPGIKRSKVASADEVVKMMVDHMTNPDSQSHLPLKSGDGVVLCVNNLGALSCLEMAVVTRAAITCLESRGVVVARAMSGPFMTSLEMAGVSLTLMKVDPETLRLFDTKTSAPAWPNLSTAAVSGRNYVTEAPVMITRPQDDKHSQGPLSPVMHKVLDKICSTLLEKQEELNSLDRASGDGDCGNTHAQAARAVQEWLQDHVVPGCPGRLLSVLAGLVEEKMGGSSGALYSLFLTAAAGHVTEGKTNGAAWAAAVHAGTQAMRRYGGADPGDRTMLDALCPAADELMKLTTAPPAGHMAVLHAAVEKAAAGAEATRDLTARAGRASYIAAERVTLPDPGAVAVAAMLRAVIETLAEQK